One genomic segment of Streptomyces sp. NBC_00239 includes these proteins:
- a CDS encoding RICIN domain-containing protein produces the protein MSRIIKAVLAVGATVAVLAGTATAVQADDADDAARAAAAARAAAAARAAAAARAASGDPAEAAAEAAITAQAAAMEARNRAAMPQTVLTITAANSGKCLDLEGSKTTDGVPVQQYTCTGTNAQKWKAVAKGGGSFELRSAVSDKCIEVENSGIKPGAVIQSWKCSGGGNMRWELQLVDPVEKLYELQPKHVDEMCLDIPSSKTDDGVNTQLWTCNRSTAQLWKVQQAK, from the coding sequence ATGTCCCGGATCATCAAGGCCGTTCTGGCGGTAGGTGCCACCGTTGCGGTGCTGGCCGGTACCGCGACCGCCGTTCAGGCTGACGACGCCGACGACGCGGCCCGCGCCGCGGCCGCCGCCCGTGCCGCCGCGGCCGCCCGTGCCGCCGCGGCTGCGCGTGCTGCCTCGGGTGACCCTGCGGAGGCGGCGGCGGAGGCTGCCATCACCGCGCAGGCCGCGGCGATGGAGGCGCGCAACCGTGCTGCCATGCCGCAGACGGTTCTTACGATCACGGCTGCGAACAGCGGCAAGTGCCTGGACCTCGAAGGCTCCAAGACCACCGATGGCGTGCCGGTTCAGCAGTACACCTGCACGGGTACCAACGCGCAGAAGTGGAAGGCCGTCGCCAAGGGCGGCGGCAGCTTCGAGTTGCGGTCCGCGGTCAGTGACAAGTGCATCGAGGTCGAGAACAGCGGTATCAAGCCGGGTGCGGTCATCCAGAGCTGGAAGTGCTCGGGCGGCGGCAACATGCGCTGGGAACTCCAGCTCGTCGACCCGGTCGAGAAGCTGTACGAGCTGCAGCCCAAGCACGTCGACGAGATGTGCCTGGACATCCCCAGCTCCAAGACCGACGACGGCGTCAACACCCAGCTGTGGACCTGCAACCGGTCCACCGCCCAGCTGTGGAAGGTCCAGCAGGCCAAGTGA
- a CDS encoding AbfB domain-containing protein, producing the protein MAVPLVAVAAPAGAVAAASGIGTDDRQRVDAAAVVRLDPSPDVLLLSDHDFIHALWQKARDGGEAFEAVRLAAEAAMSSELAADHVQFIVTGIHEAYAVDKQREKDKADAARAARLAKSQALITIGIPSSPELLDLSDDNFIRAVMRHTASGPEVRAAAAKALAGDPAAWLEFIVNGAREAHQRDVAAEIKELEERNRAEAERRKELAARSNTAALFRITPSEAMLALSDDNFIRELLRAVPADLKESELYAAGQRAVLSPDPAVWKAYIHTGAEEAYKKDDEARRKKIADANRRLALQIQAAAEQTGVHPNLVALAKQALAGSDEAVAGFLKEDSQYRARRQTLAPVSGKAGFVVRQSSVDGGETFLAPVSASSKQSDREDGTWVIVPALGGQPGCWSFESARKPGHYLAQKDLRVKLTASDNSAQFRKDASWCAKKGLSGTGISFESAGQPGRFLRQHWGDMYAGNKAGGANRFDTPNEFAQDATWKIATPLAR; encoded by the coding sequence ATGGCTGTGCCGTTGGTGGCTGTTGCGGCTCCGGCTGGGGCGGTGGCCGCGGCTTCAGGTATCGGGACTGATGACAGGCAGCGGGTGGATGCGGCTGCTGTGGTGCGTCTGGATCCGAGCCCGGACGTGCTGCTGTTGAGCGATCACGACTTCATCCATGCGTTGTGGCAGAAGGCCCGGGATGGCGGGGAGGCTTTCGAGGCCGTGCGGCTGGCCGCCGAGGCTGCGATGTCGAGTGAGCTGGCCGCTGACCACGTCCAGTTCATCGTCACGGGCATCCACGAGGCGTATGCGGTCGACAAGCAGCGTGAGAAGGACAAGGCGGATGCCGCCCGTGCGGCGCGCCTCGCGAAGTCGCAGGCGTTGATCACGATCGGTATTCCGAGCAGCCCTGAGCTGCTTGATCTCAGTGACGACAACTTCATCCGCGCCGTGATGCGGCACACCGCTTCGGGTCCTGAGGTCCGCGCGGCCGCTGCGAAGGCTCTGGCGGGTGACCCGGCGGCTTGGTTGGAGTTCATCGTCAATGGTGCCCGTGAGGCGCATCAGCGTGATGTGGCTGCGGAGATCAAGGAGTTGGAGGAGAGGAACCGGGCGGAGGCCGAGCGTCGTAAGGAGCTGGCTGCGCGCAGTAATACGGCTGCGTTGTTCCGGATCACGCCGTCCGAGGCGATGCTGGCTCTGAGTGATGACAACTTCATTCGTGAGCTGTTGCGTGCGGTGCCGGCTGATCTGAAGGAGAGCGAGCTGTATGCGGCGGGTCAGCGTGCGGTTCTGAGCCCGGATCCGGCGGTGTGGAAGGCGTACATCCACACGGGTGCGGAGGAGGCGTACAAGAAGGACGACGAGGCGCGTCGTAAGAAGATCGCTGACGCGAACCGGCGGCTTGCGCTGCAGATTCAGGCGGCTGCGGAGCAGACTGGTGTGCATCCGAACCTGGTGGCGTTGGCGAAGCAGGCGCTGGCGGGCAGTGACGAGGCGGTCGCGGGGTTCCTCAAGGAGGACAGTCAGTACCGTGCCCGGCGGCAGACGCTGGCGCCGGTGAGCGGCAAGGCGGGCTTCGTGGTCCGCCAGTCGAGCGTCGACGGCGGCGAAACCTTCCTCGCCCCGGTCTCTGCGAGCTCGAAGCAGAGTGACCGTGAGGACGGCACCTGGGTCATCGTGCCCGCGCTGGGCGGGCAGCCCGGCTGCTGGTCCTTCGAGTCCGCCCGCAAGCCCGGCCACTACCTGGCCCAGAAGGACCTGCGGGTCAAGCTGACGGCCAGTGACAACAGTGCGCAGTTCCGCAAGGACGCCTCCTGGTGCGCGAAGAAGGGCCTGTCCGGTACCGGTATCTCGTTCGAGTCGGCGGGGCAGCCCGGTCGTTTCCTGCGGCAGCACTGGGGCGACATGTATGCGGGCAACAAGGCCGGCGGCGCGAACCGTTTCGACACGCCGAACGAGTTCGCCCAGGACGCCACGTGGAAGATCGCCACTCCGCTGGCGCGCTGA
- a CDS encoding RICIN domain-containing protein, whose protein sequence is MSRIIRSVLAVGAGAAAIAASVTFAVAGEPAQRAEPVAAAAPAAVQLQAQHSGQCLTVPSGSLRNGVNAVQSACAEGAENQQFDLKATGAGTLEVQFKHAGKCLDVEGAGIKTGTVVQQWWCVGQQQQRWRLIMVDIAKELYELRPAHLIGKPGRCLEIKSSAKDDGAIAQLYACNGTSAQQWRIKPVSAV, encoded by the coding sequence ATGTCCCGGATCATCCGATCCGTCCTGGCTGTCGGCGCGGGTGCCGCGGCGATCGCTGCCAGTGTGACGTTCGCCGTCGCGGGCGAGCCCGCCCAGCGCGCCGAGCCGGTGGCTGCCGCGGCCCCGGCTGCCGTGCAGCTCCAGGCCCAGCACAGTGGCCAGTGCCTGACCGTTCCCTCGGGCAGTCTGCGTAATGGCGTCAACGCCGTGCAGTCGGCGTGCGCCGAGGGCGCGGAGAACCAGCAGTTCGATCTGAAGGCCACCGGCGCGGGCACCCTCGAGGTGCAGTTCAAGCATGCCGGCAAGTGCCTTGATGTGGAGGGCGCCGGCATCAAGACCGGCACGGTCGTGCAGCAGTGGTGGTGTGTGGGCCAGCAGCAGCAGCGCTGGCGTCTGATCATGGTCGACATCGCCAAGGAGCTGTACGAGCTGCGGCCCGCGCACCTGATCGGCAAGCCGGGCCGCTGCCTGGAGATCAAGTCCAGCGCCAAGGACGACGGCGCGATCGCGCAGCTGTATGCGTGCAACGGCACGAGCGCCCAGCAGTGGCGTATCAAGCCGGTTTCGGCCGTCTGA
- a CDS encoding carbohydrate kinase family protein: MDAARHADDGLDGPPHGPEIVGVGALNVDYIASASRLSARIAGQVTESTARFEWNTEGPVDEIAISKAIGRLGTSSLDASLGGSAWLTIFTLAQMRLGLSLGYVGVAGRIETPGLSFVRQMDLLGIDRRWVARKPQRLAGACLSYLEDVERVMLTHPGANFLMAEHLEQHGDQIVRYLAQARIVHVTSFLDERTPQVLLDVLKRARRLNPALFVSFDPGFAWAESRSEAVDGILMLSDFLFVNHREFKALGEYALGESDHVLSQRVLARCRPSCAVFVTKRYDSVEVFRAGQAGVAHAERFQLRRPVRETAIEDATGAGDVFSAAVIAALASARLHVELGAFLGLSLSRLRAVQAAHTGAATATLPVLGGEGFLQSAEAPSRPGTRPGAVLVAHDEDAEWDALRTFLEDDCRLRVHTLSHPRGNDAPSPQLMREQLGRCAFAICVLSATRVMAAGQRRASESTVHQVGVFQGYYGFGRVAILAEEGCEAFSNNAGLIRMDFPPGRISITFVELERMLVREEILARGGHPHDR; encoded by the coding sequence ATGGACGCTGCGCGGCATGCCGACGACGGACTGGACGGTCCGCCGCACGGTCCTGAGATCGTCGGTGTCGGGGCGCTGAACGTGGACTACATAGCGAGTGCCTCACGGTTGTCGGCACGCATCGCCGGGCAAGTCACCGAGTCCACCGCGCGTTTCGAGTGGAACACCGAGGGACCCGTCGACGAAATCGCGATCTCGAAGGCGATCGGCCGGCTCGGTACCTCTTCACTGGACGCCTCGCTGGGCGGCTCCGCCTGGTTGACGATCTTCACGCTCGCCCAGATGCGACTGGGCCTGTCGTTGGGATACGTGGGGGTGGCGGGACGTATCGAGACACCGGGGCTGTCCTTCGTACGACAGATGGACCTGCTCGGCATCGACCGGCGATGGGTGGCGCGCAAGCCGCAGCGCCTCGCGGGTGCCTGTCTCTCGTACCTGGAGGACGTCGAGCGGGTGATGCTCACCCATCCCGGCGCGAACTTCCTCATGGCCGAGCACCTGGAGCAGCACGGCGACCAGATCGTGCGGTACCTGGCGCAGGCGCGGATCGTGCATGTGACCTCGTTCCTCGACGAGCGCACCCCGCAGGTTCTGCTCGACGTGCTGAAGCGGGCCCGCCGCCTCAACCCGGCCCTGTTCGTGAGCTTCGACCCGGGGTTCGCCTGGGCCGAAAGCCGCAGCGAGGCGGTGGACGGCATCCTGATGCTCAGCGACTTCCTCTTCGTCAACCACCGGGAGTTCAAGGCACTGGGCGAGTACGCGCTCGGCGAATCGGACCACGTGCTCTCCCAGCGGGTGCTGGCCCGGTGCCGGCCGAGCTGCGCCGTGTTCGTCACCAAGCGGTACGACAGCGTGGAGGTGTTCCGAGCCGGACAGGCGGGGGTGGCCCACGCCGAGCGGTTCCAGCTGCGGCGCCCGGTCCGGGAAACGGCCATCGAGGATGCCACCGGGGCCGGTGACGTCTTCTCCGCCGCGGTCATCGCGGCACTCGCCTCGGCCCGGCTCCACGTCGAACTCGGAGCGTTCCTCGGGCTGAGCCTGTCACGACTGCGGGCCGTACAGGCAGCCCATACGGGTGCGGCCACGGCCACATTGCCGGTGCTGGGAGGTGAGGGCTTCCTCCAGTCGGCCGAGGCGCCGAGCCGGCCCGGCACCCGTCCCGGAGCCGTCCTCGTCGCCCACGACGAGGACGCCGAGTGGGACGCGCTGCGCACCTTCCTCGAAGACGACTGCCGGCTGCGGGTGCACACCCTGAGCCACCCGCGCGGCAACGACGCGCCCAGTCCGCAGCTGATGCGGGAGCAGCTGGGCCGCTGCGCCTTCGCGATCTGCGTCCTGTCCGCCACCCGGGTGATGGCGGCGGGCCAGAGGCGCGCGAGCGAGAGCACCGTTCACCAGGTCGGTGTCTTCCAGGGGTACTACGGCTTCGGAAGGGTCGCCATTCTGGCGGAGGAGGGGTGCGAGGCGTTCTCCAACAACGCAGGCCTGATCCGGATGGACTTCCCGCCCGGCCGGATCAGCATCACTTTCGTGGAACTGGAACGCATGCTGGTCCGGGAGGAAATCCTGGCCCGGGGAGGACACCCGCATGACCGCTGA
- a CDS encoding phosphatidylinositol-specific phospholipase C domain-containing protein, whose translation MSRTTPHAAGVPSPRRSRRLASLVTACVALGAALLAPGTAGAAGSTNEDAYRNIGQADRAEWMWGIASDTLLSNMSIPGTHDTLSIHGGVMVETQEDWGDSANTLAAQLDRGIRAIDIRVRVTENKYFTVHHAKYYQQANFDDVLSKAQSFLRQHPTEAIVMRLRAECPRGGGSITDCSNDPDSVSSTRIREIFTDYRNKYSGLFYDAGSAGTGQADVPKLGAVRGKVVLGSFDNVDADGSYGIKGFNNHKEDTWNEAVISDKWGLVKSNIDKAMAGSAADTYLTYASASTAPLINPYEVAGGAPYLPGVNYHLMKYLNSSSGRVGIVMADFPGWGLVNAIIDHNANNMVKGGHRSIWLVNPDKTYANSLHQGRCMVRGPEFDASKEGGLVTQRPCQSSPPSSHQWTATKPDTFDGKGYFWIKASNGKCLTMPYNNGVAPAAGTQLFWWPCETRWFSGSQMWNVMPTKLATATGSRPAYYFINNWTGLCLSMDPATASTAGGKVTHDTCPR comes from the coding sequence ATGTCCCGCACCACCCCCCACGCCGCCGGCGTCCCCTCCCCCCGGCGGTCCCGCCGGCTGGCCAGTCTCGTGACGGCCTGCGTCGCCCTGGGGGCCGCCCTGCTCGCGCCGGGGACCGCAGGGGCGGCCGGGTCGACCAACGAGGACGCCTACCGCAACATCGGGCAGGCGGACCGGGCGGAATGGATGTGGGGCATCGCGAGCGACACCCTGCTCTCGAACATGTCCATCCCCGGCACCCACGACACTCTCTCCATCCACGGCGGGGTCATGGTGGAGACGCAGGAGGACTGGGGCGACAGCGCGAACACGCTCGCAGCGCAGCTGGACCGGGGCATCCGGGCGATCGACATCCGGGTCCGCGTCACCGAGAACAAGTACTTCACGGTGCACCACGCCAAGTACTACCAGCAGGCCAACTTCGACGACGTCCTGAGCAAGGCGCAGTCGTTCCTCCGCCAGCACCCCACCGAGGCGATCGTGATGCGCCTGCGGGCCGAGTGCCCGCGCGGCGGAGGGAGCATCACCGACTGCTCGAACGACCCGGACTCGGTGAGCTCGACGCGGATCCGGGAGATCTTCACCGACTACCGGAACAAGTACTCCGGCCTCTTCTACGACGCCGGTTCCGCGGGCACCGGGCAGGCGGACGTCCCCAAGCTGGGCGCGGTCCGCGGCAAGGTGGTCCTGGGCAGCTTCGACAACGTCGACGCGGACGGCAGCTACGGGATCAAGGGCTTCAACAACCACAAGGAAGACACCTGGAACGAGGCTGTCATCAGTGACAAGTGGGGCTTGGTCAAGAGCAACATCGACAAGGCGATGGCCGGCAGCGCCGCCGACACCTACCTGACCTACGCGTCCGCTTCCACCGCCCCCCTCATCAACCCGTACGAGGTCGCCGGTGGCGCCCCGTACCTGCCCGGCGTCAACTACCACCTGATGAAGTACCTCAACAGCAGCTCCGGCCGCGTCGGCATCGTGATGGCGGACTTCCCCGGCTGGGGCCTGGTGAACGCGATCATCGACCACAACGCCAACAACATGGTCAAGGGCGGCCACCGGTCGATCTGGCTGGTCAACCCCGACAAGACGTACGCGAACAGCCTGCACCAGGGCCGCTGCATGGTCCGCGGTCCGGAGTTCGACGCCTCCAAGGAGGGCGGCCTGGTCACCCAGCGCCCGTGCCAGTCGAGCCCGCCGAGCAGCCACCAGTGGACGGCCACGAAGCCGGACACGTTCGACGGCAAGGGCTACTTCTGGATCAAGGCGAGCAACGGCAAGTGCCTGACCATGCCCTACAACAACGGCGTCGCGCCGGCCGCCGGCACCCAGCTGTTCTGGTGGCCCTGTGAGACCCGCTGGTTCTCGGGCAGCCAGATGTGGAACGTCATGCCGACCAAGCTCGCCACCGCGACCGGATCCCGTCCGGCGTACTACTTCATCAACAACTGGACGGGCCTGTGCCTGTCGATGGACCCGGCCACCGCCTCCACGGCGGGCGGCAAGGTGACCCACGACACCTGCCCCAGGTAA
- a CDS encoding PfkB family carbohydrate kinase, translating into MTADPTPRPRADFALDVVGIGALNLDYITHADSTAGQEDQRPLTAQIAELLDGEVPVPEWGTETAVDEATVFAALEAINTSTLQTSLGGSAYNAVNVLAQLQLGLRLGYVGVAGRVPGPGLSAVHQLEALGIDHPFVFRDDEHLCGICFSLTEDGDRTLLTHAGANTAMADHLARSFDEVVAYLTTARVVHVTSFLDERTPAVLLAVLRAVKETNPGTLISFDPGHVWCTEPTEEILGLCALSDYLLLNHREFHEFGQLSESDTDEEVAGRLLPRLAGPRGVIIVKRRTGIHVWRSENRKAVEDFYPQVVLADDQIEDATGAGDVFAAGLLAVLTSDRLQVELGSLLGMTLARHKLQYVGSHGHGRLASVTKDFIRSHDAARRAAALPAGVFIAHGRSPEWLAVKAFVEMRFGLPVYSFESDSWGSRPVTEALTDYLQRCSFAICVLTAEDATRDGQLVARQNVIHEIGLFQGHYGFDRVLVLAEEGCESVPLPAVPYTSTFPRHAINRAFWYLDRALQHQGFSHL; encoded by the coding sequence ATGACCGCTGACCCGACGCCCCGACCGCGGGCCGACTTCGCTCTGGACGTCGTGGGGATCGGCGCACTCAACCTCGACTACATCACCCACGCCGACAGCACCGCAGGCCAGGAGGACCAGCGCCCGCTCACCGCGCAGATCGCCGAACTGCTCGACGGCGAGGTACCCGTGCCCGAGTGGGGCACGGAGACGGCGGTGGACGAAGCCACCGTCTTCGCGGCGCTTGAGGCGATCAACACGTCCACGCTGCAGACCTCGCTCGGGGGTTCCGCCTACAACGCGGTGAACGTCCTCGCGCAGCTCCAGCTGGGCCTGCGCCTGGGGTACGTCGGGGTCGCCGGCCGCGTACCGGGTCCCGGGCTCTCGGCCGTCCACCAGCTGGAGGCGCTCGGCATCGACCACCCGTTCGTGTTCCGGGACGACGAGCACCTGTGCGGGATCTGCTTCTCGCTGACCGAGGACGGCGACCGCACCCTGCTCACCCATGCCGGCGCCAACACTGCGATGGCCGACCACCTGGCGCGTTCCTTCGACGAGGTCGTGGCGTACCTGACCACCGCCCGGGTCGTGCACGTGACCTCGTTCCTCGACGAGCGCACGCCGGCCGTGCTGCTCGCCGTCCTGCGCGCGGTCAAGGAGACCAACCCCGGCACGCTGATCAGCTTCGACCCCGGGCACGTCTGGTGCACCGAGCCCACCGAGGAGATCCTCGGGCTCTGCGCCCTGTCGGACTACCTCCTGCTCAACCACCGCGAGTTCCACGAGTTCGGGCAGCTGAGCGAGAGCGATACGGACGAGGAGGTGGCCGGGCGCCTGCTCCCGCGGCTCGCCGGCCCCCGCGGTGTGATCATCGTCAAGAGGCGTACCGGGATCCACGTGTGGCGCAGCGAGAACCGCAAGGCGGTGGAGGACTTCTACCCGCAGGTCGTTCTCGCCGACGACCAGATCGAGGACGCGACCGGGGCGGGTGACGTGTTCGCCGCCGGTCTCCTGGCGGTGCTGACCAGCGACCGGCTCCAGGTGGAGCTCGGTTCGCTGCTCGGGATGACGCTGGCGCGGCACAAGCTGCAGTACGTCGGCAGCCACGGACACGGCCGACTCGCCTCCGTCACCAAGGACTTCATCCGCTCCCACGACGCCGCCCGGCGGGCCGCAGCCCTGCCCGCGGGGGTGTTCATCGCCCATGGCCGCAGCCCCGAATGGCTCGCTGTGAAGGCGTTCGTGGAGATGCGTTTCGGACTGCCTGTCTACTCCTTCGAATCGGACTCCTGGGGCAGCCGGCCCGTCACCGAGGCCCTCACCGACTATCTGCAGCGGTGCAGTTTCGCGATCTGCGTGCTGACCGCCGAGGACGCGACGCGGGACGGTCAGCTCGTGGCGCGCCAGAACGTGATCCACGAGATCGGGCTGTTCCAGGGCCATTACGGATTCGACCGGGTGCTCGTGCTGGCCGAGGAAGGGTGCGAGTCGGTTCCGCTCCCGGCCGTCCCGTACACGAGCACCTTCCCCCGGCATGCGATCAACCGCGCCTTCTGGTACCTGGACCGGGCCCTCCAGCACCAGGGGTTCTCCCACCTCTGA
- a CDS encoding VCBS repeat-containing protein → MSGSQITRGVLAGSVAFGVAAAAGPLAIPAEAAPPHPATTAATSTASPSSGLSPSPAASAQVRIAPRGKLLGVGARGFSWTDMQAERIRWTAYDDGRTVDLGSSRLVPGSLFEWDADSSDLVARVEYDENWVLQAVTLFDPVAGTSQAIGLAGLEYVGTYGGAVLGRKPLAAGGAEFRLVGMRDGVRAERTIDGLSSAKSWVVTGSAPGLLTMEQDLGRGVQGGTAVVVDLAKAAVVTRQPVPGTGFSDRAAAVSATHTARLTSPGGSESAALTVLDRATGASRQIPLAAQSKPVVALLGTTAVYGTSGEAHSSWEAPMAALKAVPVAGGTPRTLLDHASQVLPAPDGSLIVRGGTLAQGQGLFRITLVSGSPVVKKIATTGEPTQVVLLGTEAPAVAEPDKGPWRIRWNLSRRNVRPHLTITHKATGMEASGYVPPPRDDAGWIEHQWSGWLNMSNVEAPNGAYTWAVSFEPVNGIGPTVKATGAFTLKRTAPASGHDFNDNGTTDVLTRDTDGGLWRTDTFGYRSRGTAHVTSGDMARVGGGWNAYDELVAAGNLGGHTVGDLLARDRVGTLWLYAGKGAAGTFAPRTKVGSGWNTYTALTGGSDFTGDGRADLLARDRSGVLWLYKGTGSLTKPYTTRARVGGGWNGYDRITAAGNIAGGPAGDLVARDGSGTLWLYTGKGNGTFTARTRIGTGWKAYTALVAAGDYNKDGWSDTLAFGGGQTYVYWGTGNWRAPFSARALAPGFGYDTTGKIT, encoded by the coding sequence ATGTCCGGTTCGCAGATCACTCGAGGGGTGCTGGCAGGCTCCGTGGCCTTCGGCGTGGCGGCCGCCGCCGGGCCGCTGGCCATCCCGGCGGAGGCGGCTCCGCCCCACCCTGCCACCACCGCTGCGACGTCCACCGCGTCACCTTCGTCCGGCCTGTCACCTTCGCCCGCCGCTTCCGCGCAGGTCCGGATCGCGCCCCGGGGCAAGCTCCTGGGTGTCGGCGCCCGCGGTTTCTCCTGGACCGACATGCAGGCCGAGCGGATCCGGTGGACCGCCTACGACGACGGCCGGACCGTAGACCTCGGCTCCTCGCGGCTGGTGCCGGGGAGCCTCTTCGAGTGGGACGCGGACTCCTCCGACCTCGTCGCCCGGGTGGAGTACGACGAAAACTGGGTCCTCCAGGCGGTCACGCTGTTCGACCCCGTCGCCGGTACCTCGCAGGCCATCGGCCTCGCCGGGCTGGAGTACGTGGGCACGTACGGCGGGGCCGTCCTCGGGAGGAAGCCCTTGGCCGCGGGCGGAGCGGAGTTCCGCCTGGTCGGGATGCGCGACGGGGTGCGCGCCGAGCGGACGATAGACGGGCTGTCCTCGGCGAAGAGCTGGGTCGTCACCGGCTCCGCGCCGGGCCTGCTGACGATGGAACAGGACCTGGGCCGCGGCGTCCAGGGTGGGACGGCGGTGGTGGTGGACCTGGCGAAGGCAGCGGTCGTCACCCGGCAGCCCGTCCCTGGCACCGGCTTCTCCGACCGCGCCGCCGCGGTGTCCGCCACGCACACCGCGCGCCTGACCTCCCCCGGCGGTTCCGAGTCCGCCGCCCTGACCGTGCTGGACCGGGCCACCGGGGCCTCCCGGCAGATTCCGCTGGCGGCGCAGTCCAAGCCCGTCGTGGCCCTGCTCGGCACCACCGCGGTCTACGGCACCTCGGGCGAAGCCCATTCCTCCTGGGAGGCCCCCATGGCCGCCCTCAAGGCCGTACCGGTCGCCGGCGGCACCCCGCGCACACTCCTCGACCACGCCAGCCAGGTGTTGCCGGCCCCGGACGGCTCTCTCATCGTGCGGGGCGGCACGCTGGCGCAGGGCCAGGGCCTGTTCCGCATCACACTCGTCTCCGGAAGCCCCGTGGTGAAGAAGATCGCCACCACCGGCGAACCGACCCAGGTCGTGCTCCTGGGCACGGAAGCACCCGCGGTGGCCGAACCGGACAAGGGCCCGTGGCGCATCCGCTGGAACCTCAGCCGCCGCAACGTCCGGCCGCACCTGACCATCACCCACAAGGCGACGGGCATGGAGGCATCCGGCTACGTTCCCCCGCCCCGCGACGACGCCGGCTGGATCGAGCACCAGTGGAGCGGCTGGCTCAACATGAGCAACGTCGAGGCGCCCAACGGGGCGTACACGTGGGCAGTGAGCTTCGAGCCCGTCAACGGCATCGGCCCCACCGTCAAAGCCACCGGCGCCTTCACCCTCAAGCGGACCGCCCCCGCCTCCGGCCACGACTTCAACGACAACGGCACCACGGACGTCCTGACACGCGACACGGACGGCGGCCTGTGGCGCACGGACACATTCGGCTACCGGTCCCGCGGCACCGCCCACGTCACCTCGGGCGACATGGCCCGCGTCGGCGGCGGCTGGAACGCCTACGACGAACTCGTCGCCGCCGGGAACCTCGGCGGCCACACAGTGGGCGACCTGCTCGCCCGTGACCGCGTGGGAACGCTCTGGCTGTACGCGGGCAAGGGAGCCGCCGGCACCTTCGCACCCCGCACCAAGGTCGGCAGCGGCTGGAACACCTACACCGCACTCACCGGCGGCTCCGACTTCACCGGCGACGGCCGCGCCGACCTGCTCGCCCGCGACCGATCCGGCGTCCTGTGGCTGTACAAGGGCACGGGCAGCCTCACCAAGCCGTACACGACCCGCGCCCGCGTGGGCGGCGGCTGGAACGGCTACGACCGGATCACCGCCGCCGGCAACATCGCCGGCGGCCCGGCCGGCGATCTCGTCGCCCGCGACGGCTCCGGAACCCTGTGGCTCTACACCGGCAAGGGCAACGGCACCTTCACCGCCCGGACCCGCATCGGCACGGGCTGGAAGGCGTACACGGCCCTCGTCGCCGCGGGCGACTACAACAAGGACGGCTGGTCGGACACCCTGGCCTTCGGAGGCGGCCAGACCTACGTCTACTGGGGCACCGGCAACTGGCGCGCCCCCTTCTCGGCGCGCGCCCTGGCCCCCGGCTTCGGCTACGACACGACCGGCAAGATCACCTGA